The proteins below are encoded in one region of Candidatus Protochlamydia phocaeensis:
- a CDS encoding MIP/aquaporin family protein: protein MERDYIRYIYEFIGTFFLVLTVGLVTLDPHNIGLWAPLAIGSILMVMVFAGGHISGGHYNPAVSLAAFIAKKLSSRDLGIYWVVQFVAGIIAALLTAYLKDGFSSHAIEIQYDKAFVLEFLFTFALCYVVLNVAAARATDGNSYFGLAIGFTVLVGAYAIGNLSSAALNPAVALGLSVLKSSAWSNLWVYLIANLLGGAVAAWVFNAAHPIENKEF, encoded by the coding sequence ATGGAAAGAGATTATATCAGATATATTTATGAGTTTATAGGAACCTTTTTTCTTGTTTTGACCGTAGGATTGGTCACGCTTGATCCGCATAATATTGGTTTGTGGGCTCCGTTAGCTATTGGATCCATTTTAATGGTCATGGTTTTTGCCGGAGGCCATATCTCAGGAGGGCATTATAATCCTGCTGTTTCTTTAGCGGCTTTTATAGCCAAAAAACTTTCCAGCAGAGATTTGGGAATCTATTGGGTTGTTCAATTTGTTGCCGGTATCATTGCCGCCTTATTGACTGCTTATTTAAAAGATGGATTTTCTTCTCATGCTATTGAAATCCAATATGATAAAGCATTTGTGCTGGAGTTTTTGTTTACTTTTGCTTTGTGTTATGTCGTGTTGAATGTGGCAGCCGCACGAGCAACAGATGGAAATTCTTATTTTGGATTAGCAATTGGCTTTACTGTGCTTGTGGGAGCCTATGCGATCGGAAATCTTTCTAGCGCGGCTTTAAATCCAGCAGTCGCTTTAGGATTAAGCGTTCTCAAATCCAGCGCCTGGTCTAACCTGTGGGTCTATCTTATTGCCAATTTACTGGGCGGCGCGGTTGCTGCTTGGGTATTTAATGCAGCCCATCCTATAGAAAATAAAG